The following coding sequences are from one Thamnophis elegans isolate rThaEle1 chromosome 5, rThaEle1.pri, whole genome shotgun sequence window:
- the C5H1orf146 gene encoding uncharacterized protein C1orf146 homolog — MSTSCGQENIRWVTTIILSSSFQDHEISTTLQNQQHRVRYSDSVEDGSIIFSLSGVAFLLVDTQDLLLTNSEVIFDRIKKFMTIHRNGFLLLSAALHGPKEWEVMFRIQQRFLGSNLRIVPVHNSAEAVKLMLTIAKTSSKSYLDNIHYRMQMAKTQIIEQSPVWKMLHQSQLH; from the exons ATGTCTACAAGTTGTGGTCAAGAAAACATACGATGGGTTACTACAATCATTCTGAGTTCATCTTTCCAG GATCATGAAATTTCAACCACCTTACAAAATCAGCAACACCGAGTTCGTTATTCAGATTCAGTGGAAGATGGATCTATTATTTTCTCACTTTCTG gtgttgcatttttgcttgtCGACACTCAAGATTTGCTATTGACAAACAGCGAAGTCATTTTTGACAGAATAAAAAAGTTCATGACCATTCACAGGAATggatttttacttttatcagCTGCCCTTCATGGACCAAAAGAATGGGAAGTGATGTTCAGAATTCAACAGAG ATTTTTAGGCAGTAATTTACGAATAGTGCCAGTCCATAATAGTGCTGAAGCTGTTAAATTAATGTTGACCATAGCAAAG ACTTCTTCAAAATCCTATCTGGACAACATTCACTACAGAATGCAAATGGCAAAGACACAGATTATAGAACAAAGCCCTGTTTGGAAAATGCTTCATCAGAGTCAATTGCACTGA
- the BTBD8 gene encoding BTB/POZ domain-containing protein 8 isoform X3 codes for MLYQNSWFSDINIWIDGKPFEVHRAILCARSSYFYAMLNGSWAESSQEHITLQGIRHAEMTVILHFIYGAVLEFPKNVNAGCILSIADMYGLDGLREIAIYILKRDYCNFFQKPVPGKHQPVLECLAIAYSTRSEHLYDSCMKWLIQNFSRCWSEKNFANLSSELQNNCLTTLIDSLSPQNAARLLMETNRLLNSLPQVKWTETARTLAFRLQEECMAFMVTNFPEIIQSESFLALLQAQAMSSKPDLLDQVLEAVKKEVTVENSCCLLIAVDALLSSSSVNEMGFLCRIQALRDKLWVFLLQSFFAVRHTEGWKLLKAADQERIQAAAVDKGDDRRPTNKPIFSSSQLSRCFGGSCALKQTAWEASKKENPCGDPSANQDKMKSDALGASGQTSATNRNSNNKALKHDDLKGKDSKKAVCKLMKESKIGEKMPSPKARAVIKPKVENNGNAKNETLLAKQDSDRPLPSSGHKNAGSSKMSKNQEGKTTGARPKVFAGISNVQIKAKPVKKSVGKESPSLVSTDTLSKSNSSSPDLRMSIEKDDAKEEKGDESKKQSALKTKSGTKMTNGALSKKHVNELEANSPTNSVTKKCTGKGNNEHIPQAVVKKRANEAGSSVPQQKTKNIANATKNQGLQGDLSNPLKAALSPKQNEENGMTQDMTLTSLKKKAKSSQATSVKSTAKIVTTKTQTHSKKTEMTNNKEQKQKTVSVLKLPSGQKPPRSESLLPKNIHGEEQKNSDLKLEHPSLEDQPCGDPKFNPEDKNDSETSLPELQRQNTPILGKNIPLEEMAFKRDLGPSCMSERNMSMKHDEAAKQTHKNEDDKSPINKKMEQCTLELHPIQCQESVARGNINQNATHLTLNEMEKCKTLPESVACQNSLETLRKNENHLVQGKSVVSFDTLEAEKDISQVNGSSDGSNSEQEEKKSSTLKTFLIDSESADELSDKSALTDSQLATVESEPASKSYVEQAAEKCSSKDTDTTETPESHENSEAPFTDQWNISSSRLDPKESPESDTGSATTSSDDIKPRSEDYDAGGSQDDEGSNERGISKCSTMLCHDFLGRSSSDTSTPEELKMYDTSLRIEVKMKKENSELFRVISTSDEEIPRKKPETTWLRQGGERQSRSSGGNTNFATTQFPQEADQVSSSADETEEEKSENENAADKMPPPEVPVQQFHGIVNLAFDDATENDIESQEFSATKNFKRSVLLSVDECEELGSDDGVEVHTPLQCTLDAATPSDVFDSVSHEPHSKTFYSRYSLDIEDGFLDCKGDDKNEKPFVDPQDSDQTLKDTPVTSVTEQTCMERAEKIGDGQLSAEVKCEGSNGFQCNKLLDNDTKTQGRPCHLDLHQRDNTDLQNSSTKPVDPYKTHFLAQEDTMKESASPEYTDTALLAGDIDDCDRLTQTCMYEHRLPKTLSPIYEMDVGEAFEQSMESEVNFLDMDFEDHQFAEQDWTLLRQLLSDQESNLDIKNSVPEDLNLAQYLINQTLFLARDTSQPQGKAQFDTFSKWTELISPLDDSSASITVASFSSEDCSSPHGEWTILELETHH; via the exons CCTGTGCCCGGAAAGCACCAACCCGTTTTAGAGTGTCTGGCTATAGCTTATTCAACAAGATCAGAGCATCTTTATGATTCATGCATGAA GTGGCTGATACAAAATTTTTCAAGGTGTTGGTCAGAAAAGAACTTTGCTAATTTATCTTCTGAGCTTCAAAATAATTGCCTTACTACATTGATTGATTCTTTG agccCCCAGAATGCAGCCCGTCTTTTGATGGAAACCAACAGGCTACTTAATAGTCTTCCCCAAGTGAAATGGACCGAAACAGCTCGAACGTTGGCCTTTAGACTGCAGGAAGAGTGTATGGCATTTATGGTGACCAATTTTCCAGAAATAATACAGAGTGAAAGCTTTTTAGCCCTCTTACAG GCTCAGGCCATGAGCAGCAAACCTGATCTTCTTGATCAAGTGCTTGAAGCAGTGAAAAAAGAGGTTACTGTTGAAAATAGCTGTTGCCTTCTTATAGCAGTGGACGCTTTGCTAAGTTCTTCAAGTGTGAACGAGATG ggGTTTCTGTGCAGGATCCAGGCTCTGCGTGATAAACTGTGGGTCTTTCTGCTCCAGTCATTTTTTGCCGTTCGACATACAGAGGGCTGGAAACTGCTTAAGGCAGCCGATCAGGAGCGAATACAAGCAG CTGCTGTTGACAAAGGAGATGACAGAAGACCTACCAATAAGCCCATATTCAGTAGTTCTCag tTAAGCCGATGCTTTGGTGGTTCTTGTGCTCTAAAACAGACTGCTTGGGAAGCAAGTAAAAAGGAAAACCCTTGTGGTGATCCCTCTGCTAATCAGGATAAAATGAAATCTGATGCATTAGGAGCATCTGGACAGACCTCAGCTACCAATCGGAATAGCAATAATAAAGCTTTGAAGCATGATGACTTAAAGGGGAAAGACAGCAAAAAAGCAGTTTGTAAGCTGATGAAGGAATCCAAAATAGGAGAGAAAATGCCTTCACCAAAGGCTAGAGCTGTTATAAAGCCCAAAGTTGAAAATAATGGGAATGCTAAGAATGAAACACTGTTGGCCAAACAAGATTCTGACCGGCCCTTACCTTCTAGCGGGCACAAAAATGCAGGAAGCAGCAAAATGTCAAAAAACCAAGAAGGTAAAACGACAGGTGCCCGCCCCAAAGTATTTGCAGGAATCTCAAACGTACAAATTAAAGCAAAACCTGTGAAGAAATCAGTTGGAAAGGAATCTCCTTCTCTCGTGAGCACAGATACTCTAAGCAAATCAAACAGTTCAAGTCCAGATCTGCGGATGTCCATTGAAAAAGATGACgccaaagaggaaaaaggagatgAGAGCAAAAAGCAATCAG CTTTGAAAACAAAATCTGGTACGAAGATGACTAATGGAGCCCTTTCCAAAAAACACGTTAATGAGCTTGAGGCTAATAGTCCAACGAACAG TGTTACAAAGAAATGTACTGGGAAAGGCAACAATGAACACATACCACAAGCAGTTGTGAAGAAAAGGGCAAATGAAGCTGGCAGTTCTGTACCTCAGCAGAAGACAAAGAATATAGCTAATGCTACAAAAAATCAAG GTCTACAGGGAGATTTGTCAAATCCACTTAAGGCTGCTCTTTCTCCAAAACAGAATGAAGAGAATGGTATGACACAAGATATGACATTAACTTCCCTGAAGAAAAAAGCTAAATCTTCACAAGCAACCTCAGTTAAATCTACTGCAAAAATAGTAACCACCAAAACCCAAACTCATTCAAAGAAAACTGAAATGACAAACAATAAGgaacaaaaacagaaaacagtTAGTGTTCTAAAACTTCCATCAGGACAGAAACCTCCCAGAAGTGAATCATTACTTCCAAAGAACATACATGGAGAAGAGCAAAAGAATTCAGATCTTAAACTTGAACACCCTAGTTTGGAAGATCAACCATGTGGCGATCCTAAATTCAATCCAGAGGACAAAAATGATAGTGAAACATCTTTACCTGAATTACAAAGGCAGAATACACCTATTTTGGGAAAAAATATTCCCCTTGAAGAAATGGCCTTCAAGAGAGATTTGGGACCTTCTTGCATGTCAGAGCGGAACATGTCAATGAAGCATGATGAGGCAGCCAAACAAACTCATAAAAATGAGGATGATAAATCTCCCATAAATAAAAAGATGGAGCAATGTACCCTTGAATTGCATCCTATTCAATGTCAGGAGAGTGTTGCACGTGGAAACATTAACCAAAATGCTACACATTTGACtttaaatgaaatggaaaaatgcaAAACACTTCCGGAGTCTGTTGCTTGCCAGAATTCCTTAGAAACTTTAAGAAAAAATGAGAACCATTTGGTACAAGGAAAATCAGTTGTCTCTTTTGATACCTTGGAAGCCGAAAAGGATATTAGCCAGGTGAATGGCTCATCCGATGGTTCAAACTCTGAACAGGAAGAGAAAAAATCCTCTACTTTAAAAACCTTTTTGATAGATTCTGAAAGTGCTGATGAACTGTCTGATAAGTCTGCCTTGACTGATTCGCAGTTGGCTACAGTGGAATCAGAGCCTGCTTCAAAATCTTACGTAGAGCAAGCGGCAGAAAAATGCTCGTCTAAAGATACTGACACTACAGAAACTCCAGAAAGTCATGAAAATTCAGAAGCTCCTTTTACCGATCAATGGAATATAAGTTCCAGCAGACTTGATCCAAAAGAAAGTCCTGAATCAGATACTGGCAGTGCAACAACATCATCGGACGATATAAAGCCAAGATCCGAAGATTATGACGCAGGAGGATCTCAGGATGATGAGGGATCAAATGAAAGGGGAATTTCAAAATGCAGCACCATGCTATGCCATGATTTCCTTGGCAGAAGCAGTAGTGATACAAGTACACCTGAAGAACTAAAAATGTATGATACAAGCCTAAGAATagaagtaaaaatgaaaaaagaaaactctGAACTCTTTCGGGTAATATCAACAAGTGATGAGGAAATCCCTAGAAAAAAGCCTGAAACAACATGGTTGCGTCAGGGTGGAGAACGACAAAGTAGATCCAGTGGTGGTAATACTAATTTTGCCACCACACAATTTCCTCAAGAAGCTGATCAGGTCTCCTCTTCGGCGGATGAGACCGAGGAGGAAAAGTCTGAAAATGAAAATGCTGCGGACAAAATGCCTCCACCGGAAGTTCCTGTTCAGCAGTTCCATGGGATAGTGAATCTAGCATTTGATGATGCGACGGAAAATGATATTGAAAGTCAAGAATTCTCTGCCACGAAAAATTTTAAGCGCTCCGTTTTACTGTCAGTGGATGAATGTGAAGAACTGGGATCTGATGATGGTGTAGAGGTTCATACTCCTCTGCAATGTACTCTGGATGCTGCAACACCTTCTGATGTGTTTGACAGCGTTTCCCACGAGCCTCACAGCAAAACGTTCTATTCAAGATACTCACTGGACATTGAGGACGGGTTCCTGGATTGCAAGGGGGATGACAAAAATGAAAAGCCCTTTGTAGATCCTCAGGACAGTGATCAAACACTAAAAGATACTCCAGTTACTTCAGTTACAGAGCAAACATGCATGGAGAGAGCTGAGAAAATAGGGGACGGCCAACTTTCCGCAGAAGTCAAGTGTGAAGGAAGTAATGGCTTTCAGTGCAATAAACTTTTAGACAATGATACAAAAACCCAAGGAAGACCTTGTCACTTGGATCTTCATCAACGTGATAATACTGACTTACAGAACAGCTCTACAAAACCTGTTGATCCTTATAAGACTCACTTCCTGGCTCAGGAAGATACCATGAAAGAGTCAGCATCCCCTGAATACACTGACACTGCTTTACTTGCAG GAGACATAGATGATTGTGACAGATTGACACAAACCTGCATGTATGAGCATCGGCTTCCAAAAACCCTTTCTCCAATATACGAGATGGATGTTGGAGAAGCTTTTGAGCAGAGCATGGAGTCTGAAGTGAATTTTCTAGATATGGATTTTGAAGACCACCAGTTTGCCGAACAGGACTGGACTCTTCTCAGGCAATTGCTATCTGACCAGGAATCAAACTTGGACATCAAAAATTCTGTTCCCGAAGACCTTAACTTAGCACAGTATCTCATCAACCAAACACTATTTCTGGCGCGAGACACTTCACAACCTCAGGGTAAAGCACAGTTTGACACTTTCAGTAAGTGGACTGAATTAATATCTCCACTGGATGATTCTTCAGCAAGTATCACCGTGGCAAGTTTTTCTTCAGAAGATTGTTCTTCCCCACATGGGGAGTGGACAATTCTTGAACTGGAAACCCATCATTAA